From a region of the Deltaproteobacteria bacterium genome:
- a CDS encoding right-handed parallel beta-helix repeat-containing protein, translated as MAGVTVHRAAATFRDCVFEDNATLEPLTGGGGVGIAIDSTALFERSTWTGNSSMAFGGALTVEEHASAVVRDSTFTGNSVAGPGHHPTSAGGAVHVGNSTLVVERSRFQDNVAGYVAGALYAIGTYGDAAGGSSVRIENSTFVHNRAERHPSVSFDSPTEGGAVHAENLTSMQVIDSRFFENQAQHGGGLNAYRATVEVRDSVFRGNHAVGGPSFHGVGGQISVISNDGVDESTGGGVHNRPPASLLVEDSLLEGRYGATGVAGNVGGCLFAQGDSYRAFGLLGTPQAGSLAENRASVTLRRLVFSDCDVEQSTLQGSGYGGALMVDVADLRLEDSLVVDSDAVGRSGMEQAGGGGLAVLSHSHAVVERTVFVANSAATYGGGVFAQGADLEVSDSVFLRNELSPGVTEACTISYGAAIFSAPHDAIGPDPDRPDQPATGFVADSLLGDNVGVAIFDDDRSDGPINDMRYHGNQVFAAVANGQVYSNPVPNFVPPFSWCISAAQMSALVVQRAGAGSTVKSLVPNVDLTQRPPLAALQLAPSRPLAAHAAGDPAPAPGVPVGFAWSGAMATLNGVEEPDGQGVFEAPPGPVALMVDDGLARATAVVVPEAGAGVGTLASFAVLAALGARRRISAPRPRSGRRGGRSRCGRRAAGPSDRGTSAR; from the coding sequence GTGGCGGGCGTCACGGTACACCGCGCCGCTGCCACGTTCCGCGACTGCGTCTTCGAGGACAACGCCACGCTCGAGCCGCTCACAGGTGGCGGCGGCGTGGGGATCGCCATCGACTCGACCGCTCTCTTCGAGCGCTCGACCTGGACCGGCAACTCGAGCATGGCCTTCGGCGGCGCACTCACCGTCGAGGAGCACGCTTCGGCGGTCGTGCGCGACTCCACATTCACCGGCAACAGCGTGGCGGGTCCCGGCCATCACCCGACCTCGGCCGGCGGTGCGGTCCACGTCGGCAACTCTACGTTGGTGGTGGAGCGCAGCCGCTTCCAGGACAACGTCGCCGGCTACGTGGCCGGCGCGCTCTACGCGATCGGAACCTACGGCGACGCGGCCGGAGGCTCCTCGGTCCGGATCGAGAACAGCACCTTCGTCCACAACCGTGCCGAGCGCCACCCCAGCGTGTCGTTCGATTCGCCGACCGAGGGCGGCGCGGTCCACGCAGAGAACCTGACGTCCATGCAGGTGATCGACTCGCGCTTCTTCGAGAACCAGGCGCAGCACGGCGGCGGGCTCAATGCGTACCGGGCCACGGTCGAAGTACGCGACAGCGTGTTCCGCGGCAACCACGCCGTGGGAGGGCCGTCCTTCCACGGCGTCGGCGGCCAGATCAGCGTCATCTCGAACGACGGCGTGGACGAGAGCACCGGCGGCGGGGTCCACAACCGCCCGCCGGCCAGTCTGCTGGTCGAGGATTCGCTGCTCGAGGGCCGCTACGGGGCGACGGGGGTCGCCGGCAACGTCGGCGGCTGTCTGTTCGCCCAGGGCGACAGCTATCGCGCGTTCGGGCTGCTCGGGACGCCGCAGGCCGGATCACTCGCCGAGAACCGTGCCTCGGTCACTCTACGCCGTCTGGTGTTCAGCGACTGCGATGTCGAGCAGAGCACGCTGCAGGGCTCGGGCTACGGCGGCGCCCTCATGGTCGACGTCGCCGATCTCCGCCTCGAGGACTCCCTCGTCGTCGACAGCGACGCGGTCGGACGCAGCGGCATGGAGCAGGCCGGCGGGGGCGGCCTGGCGGTGCTCTCGCATTCCCATGCGGTCGTGGAGCGCACGGTCTTCGTCGCCAACAGCGCCGCCACCTACGGCGGCGGCGTCTTCGCGCAGGGCGCCGATCTGGAGGTGTCCGACAGCGTCTTCCTGCGCAACGAGCTGAGCCCGGGTGTCACGGAAGCCTGCACGATCTCGTACGGCGCGGCGATCTTCAGCGCGCCGCACGATGCGATCGGCCCGGACCCGGACCGCCCCGACCAGCCGGCCACCGGCTTCGTCGCCGACTCCCTGCTCGGCGACAACGTCGGCGTGGCGATCTTCGACGACGATCGCAGCGACGGGCCGATCAACGACATGCGCTACCACGGCAACCAGGTCTTCGCGGCCGTCGCCAACGGGCAGGTCTACTCGAATCCGGTTCCGAACTTCGTGCCGCCGTTCTCGTGGTGCATCAGCGCCGCCCAGATGAGCGCGCTGGTGGTCCAACGCGCCGGTGCGGGCTCGACCGTGAAGTCGCTGGTGCCGAACGTCGATCTGACGCAGCGACCCCCGCTGGCCGCGTTGCAGCTCGCGCCTTCGCGCCCGCTGGCGGCGCACGCAGCCGGGGACCCCGCGCCGGCTCCCGGCGTGCCGGTCGGGTTCGCCTGGAGTGGCGCCATGGCGACGTTGAACGGCGTCGAAGAGCCAGACGGCCAGGGTGTCTTCGAAGCGCCGCCGGGCCCTGTAGCCCTGATGGTGGACGACGGCCTGGCGCGGGCCACGGCGGTGGTCGTGCCGGAGGCGGGCGCCGGGGTCGGGACGCTCGCGTCGTTCGCGGTGCTGGCCGCTCTCGGGGCGCGCCGCCGGATCAGCGCGCCGCGCCCTCGATCCGGTCGAAGAGGTGGTAGAAGCCGCTGTGGACGCCGTGCCGCTGGACCGTCGGATCGAGGTACTTCGGCTCGATGA